The stretch of DNA TGGGATAAGCTATTAGGTGATacgattttttttttgacaatagtggggtttgaactcagggcttctgcttgctaggcagatgtggtttttttttggttttcttttttgttgctttgggtttttttggtgctgtagattgaactcagggtctcagcatgctagacaagtactgtATCACTGAGCACACTCCCAGCTGTTAGAAATGTGCTGTGTTGTGCTACTTAATATATGTGCTTTCTACTAGCCATTTTAAAATGGTAACAGCTCAGACCACCACAGTTAAGAACCTTGACAAATAACCTAGATATTCAGACGCATTAGCTTAGAACCTGACCTGATGGGGTGTCAGTGGTAAATAAATGCATCATTCTAGATAGAAATTAATGGAGACCAAAAAGCCCTGGGGGTcaaccttcagaaaaaaaaaaaggaaagaaagacattaaaggacagactggtgaagtggctcaagtggtagagtgcttgtctaggaagtgagaggccctaagttcaaactctgatACTGCCCAAAAACAAGTGTCCAAACTGTGTCTAATTTTAGCCTCTCCTTATCCCTAAGGCAGGTGTTGTCCTTCTTCCCTAAATGGTAGTATATTGGTATGCCTGTAGTTACTAAGACCAGCTGTTTTTGTAGAGCTCTTGTGATGTGCCAGACATATTATTAGGCACTTGACCCTTCTTGATCTCTCTCAGTGCTCGCCCGTAAAATAGGATTCAGagtcatttcacagatgaggaatttGAGATTTCAACAGGGTAACTTGCCCAAGGAATGTAACAGAGGAGGTTGGATTTCAAAACCTTTTCATCCTGACTGCAGAGCCTGTGCTCTTTCTGCTGGAGAACACATTCCCTGGCCTCCATCTTGGAGCACCTGTgcttctgagtcttctattcctAGACTCTGGTCTCAGATAGTGATTCCAGAACCTACTCTGGGTCACTATGACAATTTTGTTCCTCTATGGTACAGAGACCTCTGTGACTTTATTTTCAGGAGTAGCAAAGAGCTCCTATTACAACCCGTTACCATCAGCAGGAATGAGAAGGAAAAGGTTCTGATTGAGGGCTCCATCAATTCTGTCCGGGTCAGCATTGCTGTGAAACAGGTGAGTCACCATGAAGAAGGCCCAAAGTTACAAGCTGTCTTCTTAGCCAGTGGTCCACAGCTGAGAAATCAGAGTGCCTGGTTCAGGGTATAGGAAACTTAGGACATGCTTCCTGAAATGTTCTCTGGAGTCGATTTGACAAAGCAGGTAGAGtcaggtgcctgtaatcctagcaggaggctgaagcaggaagattgcaagttcgaggccagcctaatgtacatagtgagaccctatttcaaaaagaaaaacaaagcagttCAGTAGAATGAAAAGATGTTAACCTTTTTTCATAGGCCTTGCTCTAGAGTTGAAGACAGGAAATGTAGTAGGCAAGAACACGGGGCCAGTTTGGTGTCAGGTCAAAAACCATTTCTACAGAATGAGGAGGAATATATTCACTTCAGGAAAATAAGTAGTACTAGAACCAATTTGATACCTATAGTTTGAAACTGCcactttaaaaacaacaaattgcCATTTCTTTCATGTTTCCCCAGGCAGTGATTCACAAATGTCTGTCATTCCTACCACCCCttaattcttgtcattttgtaCCACTTGGATGTTATTTacgtaataaattttttttaaattgccttatttcttttcactttaattTGAAAAGATACTTTATACCATAAATGGGAAAACAGTATCACTTGCCACAATGGAGGGCAACtctgaaaataaatgcaataaagaCAAAACGTTCTTACTTAATTCAGAAAGCTCCAGCCCTGAGGCCTGCTGTCCTTGTTAAGATGGAAGATGTGCCAGTGTTGGGAGGTATTAAGGGCGTTCTAGTACTCTGCTGCAGAGTTCTTTTACAAATAttgaaagaggtttttttttttaaaaaaaaaaaaaaaaagaaactttgtgGATTGTTTAATTTCCAGTGTTGTTAAGGCAGAGACTTCCTAGATTGTGGCACAAGTGGGATATGCTGCACACTTTGAGAAGGGCAGCACTAGTGAAATGAGAAAGGGAAAGGCAGTTTTGAATATAGGTGTAGACTCTGAAAGAGCTGATAAAAGACTGATTTCTCAGAAATACCTCTTGGGAATGAGACTGCCTCATTAAGTTAGAGAGGCTCTAAAGTAGATCTGCTTTCAGTTGACAACCAAGTCCCCACAATTCACCAGGCAGTGATTGCTCCTAGTACCAACCCGACTGCCTCTACTGAgcctggggtggggagtggggggaacAAGGTCAAAAGACCAGGCTGCAGGGTGTTTTTGGCTTAGGGATGTCTGTTCATTGCGCCATCTTTCCCCTTTGCTCTCACCAGGCTGATGAGATCGAGAAGATTTTATGCCATAAATTCATGCGTTTTATGATGATGCGAGCAGAGAACTTCTTTATCCTTCGAAGGAAACCAGTGGAGGTAAGACCCTGTGGATCCACTATGATAATTTCTAGGATTATCACTGAGAGGCCTGGAATTGTTTCTTGAACCAGGATTGCTTCTTCTGTAGCTGTAGGACACCCATTGCCTGCATTGAGTCAACTTTCCTGTCAGCTAGACTGGTAGCAAGGAAGattagaaatttaagaaaagctGGGTCTATGCATTTATCATCTTCCCAGAGCCTAGGAACTAGCAACAGAAAATGCATAATGAGTTAGAAATTCTTCTTGAGCTCTGCCACCAACTGAATCCTCTGCAAACTCCCTGCCATGTCAACTTAAAATATTCCCAGTAACTGAGCAACTCCTACACAGAGCAGCTCAAGCCATCATCAGACACACCAGACATGTTGGCAGTTTTGAATATAGGTGTGGCTGTATTCAAATTTGGCTCACCTTGAGCCAAATTCTCTCTTCTGGTCCTAGATCTAACATCTGGGGCCACCtggaataaataataaagtcaTGCTCTTCATCACACAACTTTCCATAGTTAAGGACCCTGATACCATTCCCTCCCCCACATCATCTTTGTTCCTTATTGTTTGAATTCTCGTGTAACAAGATTCCAAATCCCTTCGTTCTCCCTTGACTCTGTGCCACATTTAGTCTTCCAGAAACAACTGATTTCTCAACTGGGTTCAGTTGCTTGGGTCCAACATTGAtcttcccttctctccacctTTGCCAGAGTAAGTGGGCTGCTGACTGAAGGGCATGCAGCTTTGGAGAAAATTGCAGCAACCTGGAAGCATGTTGAAAGTGAAGTAGAAGATGTGGCCAGCCAAGTGTTCCCAGGGTTAATTCTCTCCTGTTTCTTCTCCCACCTCCCCGTTGTCTTCCTTCCCTAGGGCTATGACATCAGCTTTCTTATCACCAACTTCCACACGGAGCAGATGTACAAACACAAGTTGGTGGACTTTGTGATCCACTTCATGGAGGAGATCGACAAGGAGATCAGTGAGATGAAGCTGTCAGTCAATGCCCGTGCACGCATAGTGGCTGAGGAGTTCCTCAAGAATGTAAGTGGGGTCTTTCCTGTCTTCCTGCCAGAGGTGGAAGAAGCTGTAGGTTATATGTAGAAGCTAACATCCAGTGGGAAAGTGGTGCCAACAGTATGTTCATATTTCCTGAGGTTTGTAGGACCTCTGGTCAGCCAGCTGCTTTGAAGCTACAAAGCCCAAGGTTTCATCACTGCAGGGCATCTTCTGTTTCTGGGATGCCTCTTAGTCTCTAGGGGAATTAGACATTAATTTTTACATCTTAAAATGTCTACAAAGTCCTTATCTATTACAGTTCAAGCCCCAAGTGCAACATGAATTTTCTGGGAACATAGAACAGATAATCATTTTGTAATTCCACTTCTCAAAcagactttaaatatttttcttcagcgTCTGTTTCTCAGACTTAAAGTCATGATTTCTTTAACCTGTTTCCCATCACTTTCATGGCTTAAGACTTTCAGATCCCTCTTAAATTGTTTATTCCTGGCTAACTGAAAGGACTGCAGTCCTCTGAAGGGGAGGAATTGTTTACATTGAGGGACTGATGACATAGTTGTTCTTGTTTAGATATTCAAGACATGCTatcttagtttttttctcttctttcaaacAATCTTTGGTCTGTTGATATGTTACACTTGGAGTTGACTGTGATCCCTAGATGGTAGGTTTAGTGTTTACATCTACCAGTACATACAGACCAAGCCCAGAGGATCTCCGATTCCTAAAAATGGAAATTGTACTCGCTTCCCCTGGGGTTTAATTATGCTGAGAGTGGCCAGGACTCAGAGGCGCTGCACTGTGTGCACGAAGTTGTTTGTCATATCACCTGGTTATCTGTCTGACTCCTCGACCTACTCAGTCATATCCCTGCCAGCTCAACAAAGTGGCAGTTTGCTCAGCTGTGAAACAAGGATGCTGTTAATAATTACCTTTCAGAGTGGTTGAACAGTAAGTGATTTCACAGATCAGAAACATAGTACCTGGTACAAACTAAGCTACCCAAGTACAGTGGCACCAAAATTTTATGGCCAGGGCACTAGGAATTTTCTAGATTCAGCTGTGAAGAAAATATATCTCTTGTCTCAGTTTGATATTTGGCTTTCTTGGtgagtgccggtggctcacgcctgtaatcctggctactcaggaggcagagatcaggagaatcgaggttaaaagccagcccaggcaaatagttcaggagaccctatctcgaaaaaaaaatccctatcacaaaaaaaggctggtggagtggcacaaggtgtaggccccagtacagcaaacaaaaacaaaaaaagatgaattgGTTCTGTCATTCAGGAGTCACTTaatttataattacattttaatagCGTTAATACCATTTAAAAAGCACGTTTAGAATTCTCATTTATTACTCCAAACAGAATTTTTATATTCTCATGCCTTGAGCATGTAATAAACTTTATGTGTTCTTTTgcccgctttttttttttttttttttaaagacaaaaaagaaaacttaaaacagtCTATGAGTCAGGTGCTGCCACTATTTCATAGAAAGTAAACCGAAGCTCTGGAAGTGAAGTCACCTGCCCAGAATCCTTCATCCAGTAAGTGGAGGAAGTAGGCCATGGAGCTAGGTTTTCTGACTGAAGGATCTAATATAGCAGCAGAGCATCTGACAGGGTACAAAGCCAGGTGCATGCACAGGTCAGGCGGGTCGCACACGTAGGTGAGGTGGAGTGGGTAAGCTCACACCTTATCTGAAGAGGATTGCCACCACAGAGCTCTAAAGCTGCAGCCCATTGTGGTTTCATCTTTCAACTTTTCAAAAGAACTCCCAAATCCAGATTTGTAAGTGGCACCTCTCGTGTTTTCAGGTTGGCGACTAATTCTTCATCTTTGTACCCCATGTGGACCAGTCTTTGGGTGGTACTTAGTTGTTAGCCACTGGTCACAGCCTCTGGTTATAAAGTGTTGATGTTCTTGAAGGGCACCATGTGTGACAGTTGAGGGCAGAAAGATTTCTAAGGCCTGTCCTGGTTGGAGATCACCCAGAGTGTGACACATGGTACCAGATTCTAAGTCCTTGTCCCCTTGGCTAGCTCACATACAAGTGAGCTTGTATGTGAGTCCCCATGTCTGAAGAAGGCAGCTTCAGTTCACCAAACAACATACTGTCAGGGGATCTGTGAAGAAGCCCTCAACACTTAATTTTTCTGCCTTGCCTAGTGGTAGGATCAGGACCAGTGCCCCACATGTCACTGCTGAAGTCTGGCTGAGTTTAAGAGCGTGCCCATATCTAGAACCCAACCCTACCCCTTAGATGTGAGCACAATGGCAGCTGTCAGGTCAATCCACCTCCCTGGAATAGGCCACCAGGATACAGTAATAACCATCATTCCCTGCCTCTTGTTTCTCTTTGACAGTTTTAAACCATCTGGCTGGATCTTGTGGCCTTCCCCCTCAGCCTCCCCTGTGTGTGTCTCTGCGAAGGCGTCCTGGAGTCACTTCCCAgagcggcggcggcagcagcaggGAACTGGGTTGGGTGGGCACTAGATGCGGGAGGGGGGTGGTGTGCTTGCTAGCTGGGCAAGAAAGCAGCAGTGGACCTTCCCCAAGGCCACACGTGCCTGGTCAGGCTGGCTTCTGATGTTCAGTCCCCTGGGCCgggacagattttttttaatgtcctgaAACTTAAACTCTGTGCTTGTAGGAGACTGtaaccttttgtctttttttttttttttttttttttttttaaaaacaaataacctcCACCTCCAGTGGCTGTGACTGGTCCCAGTGATTGTACGTTATTGGTCGCTGTGGGTCTGGGCGGGCCTGGAGCCAGAAGGCGACTATTTTTTTCTCCCCCACGCCACCctaggtggggagagagggaggcttCAGACTCTAGTTTCTCTCCCTTGCTCTTTTATTCCCAAGCCTCCTTGGGCCTAGTAGAAGGACCCTCTGCCAGTTCCTGAGCTCTGCCTGGAGATGGCCACCCAGCACTGGTTGGGGACAAGGGCTGAATCCATGATTACCAGCCATGCCTAGGAGCTGGGGCCCCAAATCCAGGCAACTTCTGGCTGCAGGGACCATTTGGTGCCCTCCACAGCTGAGAGGCACCACTATCTCGCCTTTTCTGTCAGTGCAGTGCCTGTGTGCTAGAGTTGGAGAGGTGAGTCCTCCAGAGCTTCCTGGCCGGTTTTCCCGCCTACTCTGGCTCCTCTGCTCCCGTGCTCGCTGTCTCTTTTCTGATTCGGTGGATCCTCCCTCCCCTAATTAAAGTCTCTTCCTGCCCCTTTGGGGCTGCATGAGgtctgtgctctgtgtgtgtatgtgaagagAAGGGATGTGGGGGCCATGGGGCTATTCCTGGGGCCTGCAGTTCCCTAATAGACACAGTCTAGTGATTGATCCCATTGTTACCCTTTCCAAGGGCCCCAACTCAGAAACCTCCTTCACTGCAGTCTAAGTACTATCCATTTCTGAAAATGTCCTGCCTGTACAAAGCATAATCATCTCTCCTTTGGGCCAGAAGACAAACAATGATTCCTTTTTGAGGATAGAGGAAACAGGTTCCACAAGATGTAGTAGCTAGCTCCACATCTCCCTGCTTATGAGCAAGAACGTAAGCCTTTTCCTTGTGCTGAAACAGTAATCGCTATCTACATGTGGCTACTTAACTTATTACAAGTAAGTAAAGTTTAAAATCTGGTTCTTCAGTACTACTGGTGACATTTCAAGTGTTCACTAACTATAAGTAACTAGGACCTATCATATCAGGCAATGTTGAGAATTAACAGGATAGTGCTAGGCCTTCTCTAATATTTGGGAGTAAACAAGTTGTATTCTgtgcttcattttcttaatttgtaaAGTGGAGGTAATGTGAACTATATGACAGTCCCTTGCCACACAAGCACTGAATGTGTAGTTCTACTAGTGCGGTATGTGGAATGTTTATCTTCCAATGTGCTAGGCATTAGTGATGATATCCATCCCTGCTGTGAGAAAACCTGGAACCAGTAAGAGAGCCAAGTGTGTAAATAGTTGCATTGGTGTATCTCATTCACTGTGGAAGTTTGGGAGCCAGGAGGGGCATATTTACAGAAGAGGAGATACCATGAAAAGCCTCAGAAAGGATTGGCCTGTGAGCCAAGCTGTACGGTTTCCTCCATATGGCCAAAATGAGAAtctttttttgaagagaataaggaaatattaaaggaagaaggggctgggggtgggggcaagtTGAATAGCTATTATCCCCTTTATGACACTATCTCTGTGACCTACCTTGCTGAATTAGCTGTGCCCTCCTCTGGGGCACATGGCTATGTTCTAGCTTTGCAGTGGCCTTTAGAGGTGCTCACAGTAAAGCTGGATGACTTGAAGGTATGGCAGCTGGTCACTCAACCCTTATAGGACAGCCTTGCCTGGGTGAGCCAGCCAGAACCCTTTGTCACAGATTTCTTTCCCAGAGTCTGAAAGTCCCTAAAACCAGATTTTCAAACAGAACCAAGAGGGCGGCTGCCCATTAACCAGTCCTCTCCTGGGAATATGCTTTTTGGGAAGTACAATTCCCAGCCAAATGGGGTGGGAAAGGTAATCTCAGGTTGGAGTTAGCTAGACCAGTGCTTGGGGACCCACTCCAATGTAAGAGCAGATCTGCCTGGTGACTAAGCTGGGTTCTTAGACCAGGATACTTTCTTCTCTGAATTCTGCTTGAATGGGCATGTCTAGAGTCTTCTCAAACTACTACTGTTTGGTGCTTCTATGACCGACAGGCAAGCCCCCAAGTGATAACAACTATGATGAGTGTTTAAGAGTGAGTCTTCTGAGATCTGTGTTTAGGTGCTGGTTGTGATGTGAGGCAAATTACTTGTTTTGGAGCCTTATTTCCCCTGTGACTTTTTAGGATGGTGTTTTGCCACTGCCTCTAAAATGATAATTTAATGGTCTTGGCCTGGGGGCTGGAGCATAACTTCTGATACATTTCTTCTGCAAGTGGCTAAAATGATGATCTGTTTTTCCAAGTCACTGAGAGGGGGAGTGTACTTTGCACATTCTCACTATTGCGCCCATAAGCAGCCTGGGCTTTCATATTTATCCCTAGAGACCTTACTGTCTCCATCTGCTCTggcttccccccgcccccccagggCTGTCACTCAgacttccctctgcctggaatgccatTTGCTGTTCCCTTAGTGCCTCCTGACTCCTTACATTTAAACCTTCCACATAAATGTCAGCCCTTCAGAGGACATCCTTGACTGCCTCCTTTTGCGTGGCCCTTCCCAGTTTCAGGTCACTGCTTGTTTACTTCCTTTATACCAGTAgctattttatttctgttgcttGTTTCCCTACATTGGGAGACAAGTGACTCCGTGAGGTCAGGGACCACTTAAAAGCTTCTAGCCCAGACCCTAGATGGTGGAATGAGCCAAGTCCTGGGGCCTTTGCACAGTGGAACAGCTGGATAAGGAACCAAGACTCTGGGACTAATACTGATTGCAGGGCCAGTGTTCCCCTTCTCCGCCCTTAATGCCCGGCTCTTCAAGGGTGTGTAGAAAGGCCCAGAGTCTGGCTCCCTGTGGAAGCCCATGCTCCACTAACCCAGGACCTGTGACAGCTCCGGAACTCCCCACCCACCATCCGATTGTGCCCGGGGAATGGTTGCCCAGGTGACATCAAACAGAGGGCGGGGCCAGGGAGCGAAGGGCGCAGCTTCGAGCAGGCGCGCAGAGGGGAGGCGGGCTCCTGGACGTTGGGAGGGCGCGCGCGGCGTGGGGCGCATGCAGGGCCCGGGCGCCACGCTATGCCAGAACACTAGGGAAGTGGGGCTCGCGCGCCAGGGCTCGGCCGCCTGCTACCACCGGGAGGGCGGTCCAAGTTGCCACTGGCTGCGGAAGCCACAGCTGCCACAGCTGCGCACCAGTTCTCCCGCCCCATGGCCTTGGGTGCGCAATGCCGAGTTGCCGAGGCCCGCCTGCGCCAGGCCCGAGAGGGTTCACACTGGCTGCAAACGCTGGACCCGCAGTCCCGCCTCTGCGTGTCTACCCGAGATGCTCGCCCAAGCCCAGAGCGCTGCGGATCCCCACTCCCTCGACCCCCTGCACATCCAGGCGCTGGATGATCCCCCGCTACCGCAGGACGGTGAGGCCCAGGGCGGTCTGCCAGTCTTGGCCCGTGGTGTCTGCGGTGACAAGACCTGGGAGCGGCAGAGGGTGGGCGTTcagatgaagaggaaaaaaaaggagctgGAAAAGCCCTGGGCTCAGCCTCTAGCATACCCCGTCCTTGCTCCATCACGTCTCTCTTCAGGTTCCCTTGTCCTCTGGCGAGGATTCTCCAAGACATCTCACATGGGCCGGCTCAGAAACGCCAAAATCCACGTGGAGAGAGCTATCAAGGTCGGAGGGGATTTGGAGTGGGAGCTTAGAAAGGACCCTGGGAAGGTTCTGCCTGTCCCAACGGACTATTTTCTCacatccttaaaaaacaaaaaaccctccaccCCACACTAAGTTTCGAGTACCTTCGCATTTTCACTCCCCCTTCAAAGTTCTGAATTCACTCCTCTCCCCTCCTATCCCATTCCTGTCAGACACCACTCTCATCCAGGTCTCTGGTGACCTCCAAGAAGCCAAGTCCAGCAGCCCTTTTCTTTGCTTCCCTCGCCGTTGTGTGTCACTCTGCACAACTGCTTCATGCACCTTCCCTCCTGATTTTCCTGGAGGGAGCTCCGTGGCTGCTGCTTTTCAGTTGCCTTTGAAGGTGCCTCAGAAACTAGTTGATCCCAGGGTCCCTCCTCATACCTGCCTGTCTCCTTGGACTTGTGAATCCAGTCAGTGTGCTGCATTTGCTGCATGCCCAAGGAGATCCAGCCCTCTTAACCCAACATCTCCTCCCAGAGGGCTCATAAGCATTTCATACTCATGTCCCAGTACTCTTGATTTTCCTGTCCAAACCTGTCCTCCTCACCTTTGGTCTTTTTCATCTCTCAGTTACTCAAGCTAGAATCTGATCTTTCTGTTCCTTCATCTCCACATGTAATCCCATTAGCAAAAtcatctctgcctccaaaatCAATCCCAACCCTGGTGCTTTCTCCCTATCTCCACTTCGTGCTAGCTATTGTGATTACTATCCTAGAGGAACCACAACAGCCTCCTAACTGGTctgccaccatgcctgtcccCTGCCATCTATTCTCCCTGCAGCAGCAACCCAGACTTAAAAAGTCTCCAACTGCAGACTCCCTCCCTTAGCGTTCATTGCTTTATGCTACTCACAGTATAAAATCCAAGACCAAGTTTCAGTGCCCTCTGCAGTCCAGCCACACTGCCTACCTCCTTGGGAGCTCTCCTCACTCTCCAGACTCCACTCACCCTGGCCTCCTGTCagttccttctgatctctgtcttaaGTCTCTGAAGCTTTGCATGTGCTATTCCCTCTGCCAGTTTAAACTACCATTTGTTCAGCTGTGTTCATGACTCCTTTTCAACCTTCCTTAACCATGTATTTCTATGTAGTTTTTCTGGGTCTCCGTATGCAGTTCCTAGAATCAGCCTGCCTAGATTTAAACCCCTGCTCttggggctggggtatagctcagtggtaagagtgtgtgcttagcatgtgaaaggccctcCAGCACTAAAAAAGAAGAGATCCCCCTGCTCTTGACTACTTAACTTCTTTGTGCCTTTGTTTCATAACTAGTAAGACAGGGATAGCTATCTAATAAAATGCAGGTGGTTAGAAATGCATGTAAGTACTTGCCACATAGTGTATATTCAAATATTAGCTACTACCATCAACATTGTTGCTATGCATATTTACTACTTTCCATGTTTATAAACTGTCTCTCCTACTAGGATATAAAAGTTCCCTGAAGGCACAGACTGTAACTGTCTGGGTCACTGTTCTATCCTCTATGCCTGACATTTAGACAGTACTTATTGAACCAGTCCCATCTCTCACTTTATAGCAGAAGAAGATCTTTATGATTCAAGGCCGTTACCCGGTAATCCGGTGTCTCTTGCGCCGGAGGGGCTGGGTGGAGAAAAAGATGGTCCATCACACAGGCACCATCATTCCTCTACCTAAGAAGGACCTGGATAGTTCAACAATGGGTGACAGTGACACCACAGAGGATGGTGAGCAGGTCTCTCACTTTTCACAAACTACCCCTCCTGAGTCCTTTTCCTGTGGTTCCCACTGACCCCAGGGGTTAGCCCTATAGGCTTGTTGTGCTTTGACAGGGTCTTGGGGTCTTATCAGGCCTGGACTCTCATCCACAGAGGATGAAGAAGAGAATGAGGAGTTCCAGCTGCCACAGCTGCTTGACTTGGATGGATTTCTGGAATTTGATGACCTAGATGGAACTCATGCTTTGATGGTGAGGGCACTGGGGGCCCAGATGAAGGAGGCAGCTGGCTGGAGGCTACCTAGAGGGAGGGAGAGCACTGGTGTCCAGCTGGATACCTCAGACAAGTCCTCTGgtcctcagttttcccatctgtataaAAACATTGCTTCTATAAAAGCTGGATAGACCCACAGAGTGGAGAGGACTCGGGCTCAGACAAGGCTGGTGCATTCTCTATGTGTGGTGATTCCCCTTCCAAGTAAAAACTCCTTCATTcatctccttcctccaccttggcAAATGAGAGCTTGAAGGAAGGGCTTAAAAAGCTCCAGAGAGGCTGGTGTGATGGTGTGGAGAATGTGAGTTGAGGTAAGGACACTTGGATTCTGAGCTTTGCACCACTGGACTAAATTGAACTATGtgaaatttctttccttcctccttccctcccaccccctccctcccttccaacaaggtcttgctatgtaatgtAACCTCAAACCcctattacatttcttttttt from Castor canadensis chromosome 10, mCasCan1.hap1v2, whole genome shotgun sequence encodes:
- the Arpc4 gene encoding actin-related protein 2/3 complex subunit 4, translating into MTATLRPYLSAVRATLQAALCLENFSSQVVERHNKPEVEVRSSKELLLQPVTISRNEKEKVLIEGSINSVRVSIAVKQADEIEKILCHKFMRFMMMRAENFFILRRKPVEGYDISFLITNFHTEQMYKHKLVDFVIHFMEEIDKEISEMKLSVNARARIVAEEFLKNF